Proteins from one Chelonia mydas isolate rCheMyd1 chromosome 14, rCheMyd1.pri.v2, whole genome shotgun sequence genomic window:
- the LOC119567665 gene encoding olfactory receptor 6N1-like has protein sequence MADCRNQTAITEFLLLGFGDLPDLQILLFLMFLVFYMATIVGNTLIVVLVVADQNLHSPMYFFLGNLSCVETCYTSAIVPRMLTSLLTGDKTISVSGCIIQLYFFGSLAATECYLLAAMSYDRYLAICKPLHYLTLMNIRFSFQLAAGSWLNGFLAITVFVLFLSQLIFCGPNEIDYFYCDPLPLIELSCSDTHQVILADFILACVFTLPPFLLTLTSYMCIISTILRIPSTTSRQKAFSTCSSHLIVVTIFYGTLMIVYMLPKRDTLRDLNKVLSLCYMVLTPLVNPLIYSLRNREVKEALRKAVSKCGFRKNVQRL, from the coding sequence ATGGCAGACTGCAGAAACCAAACAGCCATCACTGAATTCTTACTCCTGGGATTCGGGGATCTCCCTGACCTGCAAATTCTTCTCTTCCTAATGTTCCTAGTTTTCTACATGGCAACCATAGTTGGGAACACCCTCATTGTGGTGCTTGTTGTGGCTGACCAGAATCTTCACagccccatgtacttcttcctggggaattTGTCCTGTGTAGAGACCTGCTACACCTCAGCCATCGTGCCCCGGATGCTGaccagtctcctgactggggacaaGACCATCTCAGTCAGTGGCTGCATCATACAACTGTATTTCTTTGGTTCTCTGGCGGCTACAGAATGCTATCTCCTAGCAGCGATGTCTTATGATCGGTATTTAGCGATATGTAAACCCCTGCACTATTTAACTCTTATGAATATCAGGTTTTCCTTCCAGTTGGCTGCAGGCTCCTGGTTAAATGGTTTTTTGGCTATTACCGTCTTTGTCTTATTCCTATCACAGTTAATATTCTGTGGCCCAAATGAAATTGACTATTTCTATTGTGATCCCCTCCCACTGATAGAGCTCTCCTGCAGTGACACCCATCAGGTCATATTGGCGGATTTCATACTAGCCTGTGTATTCACCCTGCCTCCATTCCTACTAACCCTGACATCCTACATGTGCATCATCTccaccatcctgagaatcccttccaccaccagtaggcaaaaggccttttccacctgctcctctcacctcattGTTGTGACAATTTTCTATGGAACCCTAATGATTGTCTACATGCTACCGAAACGTGATACACTGAGAGACCTAAACAAAGTGCTCTCTCTTTGCTACATGGTCCTGACTCCCCTGGTAaaccccctcatctacagcctgagaaacagagaGGTCAAGGAAGCTTTGAGGAAAGCAGTCAGTAAATGTGGCTTTCGCAAAAACGTGCAGAGACTCTGA
- the LOC102946535 gene encoding olfactory receptor 1M1-like: protein MANTEGRNQTSIAEFVLLGFRDLPELLVLLFLLFLAIYIVTLAGNILIVALVVADRHFHIPMYFFLGNLSCLETCYTSTLLPRVLASLSTEMLNLCCNGTNQIELVITILAAIFTLPPFVLTMMSYVCIIFTILRIPSTAGRQKAFSTCSSHLIVVTIFYGTLIIVYLLPKTNTLRDLNKVFSVCYTILTPMANPFIYSLRNKEVKEALRKIVSKCVDFTRN from the exons ATGGCAAACACAGAAGGGAGGAATCAAACGTCCATCGCAGAATTTGTCCTCCTGGGATTCAGGGATCTTCCTGAACTGCTGGTCTTACTCTTTCTGCTGTTTCTAGCGATCTACATTGTGACCTTGGCCGGGAACATCCTCATTGTTGCGCTAGTTGTGGCTGATCGGCACTTTCACatccccatgtacttcttcctggggaacttgtcctgcttggagacctgctacacctcTACCCTCCTGCCCAGGGTTCTGGCCAGTTT ATCCACAGAAATGTTAAATCTCTGCTGCAATGGCACCAACCAGATAGAGCTTGTCATTACCATCCTGGCTGCTATATTCACTCTGCCTCCATTTGTATTAACCATGATGTCCTACGTGTGTATCATCTTcaccatcctgagaatcccttccaccgCCGGGAGGCAAAAGGCATTTTCTacctgctcctctcacctcatcGTGGTGACCATTTTCTATGGGACCCTGATCATTGTGTATCTGCTACCAAAAACCAACACACTAAGAGACCTAAACAAAGTGTTCTCTGTCTGCTACACAATTCTGACACCGATGGCCAATCCCTTCAtatacagcctgagaaacaaagaggtgAAAGAGGCCCTGAGAAAAATTGTCAGTAAATGTGTAGATTTTACAAGAAATTAG